In Anseongella ginsenosidimutans, one genomic interval encodes:
- a CDS encoding CBS domain-containing protein — protein sequence MTEKIARRGVHTPHSYAPDILDSTLVKNIVKEAVRLLSADNTIGEVRSWLEKENINTERQRSFAVTDHDQRLVGTVDLYAITDGNNDANAPITSILNPRTATVYEDNTLRVAVDILARLKPALLPVVSRADKTKLTGVISHDDILQTLRLQKDEVENMQRTISLKRRSFQIIVRGRKFLHK from the coding sequence GATATCCTGGACAGCACCCTGGTCAAAAACATTGTGAAGGAAGCTGTCCGCCTGCTGAGCGCAGATAATACCATCGGCGAAGTCCGCTCCTGGCTGGAAAAAGAAAATATAAATACCGAAAGACAACGCTCTTTTGCCGTAACAGACCACGACCAACGCCTGGTTGGGACGGTTGACCTCTATGCGATAACCGACGGAAACAACGATGCCAACGCACCTATTACGTCTATCTTAAATCCCCGGACGGCGACCGTCTATGAAGACAATACCCTCCGCGTAGCAGTCGATATCCTGGCAAGGTTAAAGCCGGCTCTCCTGCCAGTGGTCTCCCGCGCGGACAAAACCAAGTTGACCGGCGTCATCAGCCACGACGATATTCTCCAGACCCTCCGGCTCCAAAAAGACGAGGTGGAAAACATGCAGCGCACAATTTCCCTCAAACGCCGCAGCTTCCAGATCATCGTCCGGGGTCGGAAGTTTCTGCATAAATAA